From one Peromyscus maniculatus bairdii isolate BWxNUB_F1_BW_parent chromosome 17, HU_Pman_BW_mat_3.1, whole genome shotgun sequence genomic stretch:
- the Ccdc110 gene encoding coiled-coil domain-containing protein 110 isoform X11 — translation MQTLQNVSMVQSEISEILNKSIVGVENPQFNSEENAVFSMHPEKDLPNEKQEETLSIKKSSPFENSTTLHSMEENLSSNNGDYLSQSINIPPQIQVEDMLALASLRTTADNSPPNEATGALGQPNAMQSLSLHRFLPPAPPPRTPQTAPVSLGKSTITVPFPKHEFCENLDDICHSIKHMREELQKSNDRELALANELHTFQADTNMQSHGKYELFPIHSAKLNFIQEENVEGTLSEDIKSKRISELEALVSKLLPLRQTVSKLHVNFCRKCRKLSKSEVCRGKKNEKNKDIPLTSKSTTDLKFHSRAPRHTLSLLDPAKHETKDEEEQPFIVNQGSLASENEKTPKANCVTEQCVAKIHYLQTYLKESMQNQKKVTELENENLALRTKMKPLIFTTQSLIQKIETCEKQLKALGEEKSALQSKLVQAEKENSECLRELKKIVSTYNVLQDQHKTLEEKNSQLSLEKQQMINTVDHLKGKDHKSQSDMAVLKNENSRMNIQIDAMNTNMLLLQDERETLEKNMYQLLTDKGSLESGLKESQLEVLQLKEKERLAEAEHESLLHLLEAAKTEKLNLEAALQESASARQTLARELEAIQTYQSAAEENFRKEIISAKSETNVYKNNLAEISQECEMLSKMVLEIKADNQILKEELKKHSQENAKFESSISRLTEDKVLLENYARSIENERDTLEFEMRNLQREYLSLSDKVSGHNNTPSKSPYISRREKFYFDNYDAYEDASSPSQRSRHLAPDLKGIPHKLYQRLPSKICK, via the exons ATGCAGACTCTGCAGAACGTCAGCATG GTACAGTCTGAAATCAGTGAAATATTGAACAAAAGTATTGTTGGAGTAGAAAACCCACAGTTTAACTCAGAAGAAAATGCAGTATTCAGCATGCACCCTGAAAAGGATTTG CCTAATGAGAAGCAAGAAGAAACACTTTCTATCAAGAAAAGTAGTCCTTTTGAGAACTCTACGACTCTTCATTCAATGGAAGAAAACCTTAGTAGTAATAATGGTGACTATCTCTCTCAAAGTATAAATATTCCACCCCAGATACAGGTGGAGGACATGTTAGCTCTGGCGAGCCTGAGAACTACAGCAGATAACTCACCTCCCAACGAAGCCACGGGCGCTTTGGGCCAGCCTAACGCCATGCAGAGTCTCAGTCTTCATCGGTTTCTACCTCCTGCTCCTCCGCCTAGGACACCTCAAACTGCTCCGGTGAGTCTGGGTAAATCCACAATCACCGTGCCTTTTCCGAAGCATGAATTCTGTGAGAACTTAGATGACATCTGCCACTCGATTAAACACATGAGAGAAGAGCTTCAGAAGTCGAACGACAGGGAACTGGCGCTCGCAAACGAACTCCACACTTTCCAGGCTGATACAAATATGCAAAGCCACGGTAAATACGAGCTCTTTCCCATTCATAGCGCAAAGCTGAACTTTATTCAGGAAGAGAACGTGGAAGGTACCTTAAGTGAAGATATCAAATCAAAGAGGATTTCCGAATTGGAGGCCTTAGTAAGCAAACTACTCCCCCTCAGGCAAACAGTGTCAAAACTCCATGTAAATTTTTGTAGGAAATGTAGAAAGTTATCTAAGAGTGAAGTATGCCGGggtaaaaagaatgagaaaaataaagacatcccTCTCACCAGCAAGAGTACTACAGACTTAAAATTCCACTCCCGAGCTCCAAGGCACACACTGTCGCTCCTTGACCCAGCAAAACACGAAACCAAAGACGAAGAAGAGCAACCATTTATAGTCAACCAAGGATCCCTGGCGTCTGAAAACGAGAAGACACCCAAAGCCAACTGTGTCACTGAGCAGTGCGTTGCCAAAATTCATTACCTCCAGACTTACCTAAAAGAGTCCATGCAGAACCAGAAAAAAGTGACGGAACTGGAGAATGAAAACCTGGCCCTTCGGACCAAAATGAAGCCCCTCATCTTCACCACGCAATCCCTGATACAGAAGATTGAAACCTGCGAAAAGCAACTCAAGGCTCTGGGGGAAGAAAAGAGCGCTCTGCAGTCCAAGCTAGTGCAAgcggaaaaagaaaacagtgagtgTCTCAGGGAACTGAAGAAGATCGTCAGCACCTACAACGTCCTCCAAGACCAACATAAAACGCTAGAGGAAAAAAACAGTCAGCTTTCTTTGGAAAAGCAACAGATGATAAACACCGTAGATCACCTAAAAGGTAAGGACCACAAGTCCCAAAGTGACATGGCCgttctcaaaaatgaaaacagcagAATGAACATACAGATAGACGCAATGAACACAAACATGCTGTTGCTGCAGGACGAAAGAGAAACGCTCGAGAAAAACATGTACCAACTCCTGACGGACAAAGGCTCCCTCGAGAGCGGCCTGAAGGAGAGCCAGCTGGAGGTGCTTCagctgaaggagaaagagaggctgGCCGAAGCCGAACACGAGTCGCTTCTGCACCTACTCGAAGCCGCTAAAACCGAGAAACTCAACCTCGAGGCGGCATTGCAAGAATCGGCTTCGGCCAGGCAGACGCTGGCCAGGGAGCTGGAGGCCATCCAAACCTACCAGTCCGCGGCGGAGGAGAATTTCCGCAAAGAGATCATAAGCGCAAAATCAGAGACGAACGTTTATAAAAACAACTTGGCGGAGATCAGCCAGGAATGTGAGATGCTCTCCAAAATGGTCCTGGAGATCAAGGCGGATAACCAGATCCTGAAAGAAGAGCTCAAGAAACACAGCCAGGAAAACGCCAAGTTTGAGAGCAGCATCAGTCGGCTCACGGAAGACAAGGTGCTTCTGGAAAACTACGCGCGGAGCATAGAAAACGAGAGGGACACCTTGGAATTTGAGATGCGGAATCTTCAGCGGGAGTATCTGAGCTTAAGTGACAAGGTCTCCGGTCACAACAACACTCCGTCGAAGTCGCCTTACATTTCAAGAAGAGAGAAATTCTACTTCGACAACTACGACGCCTATGAAGACGCTTCCAGTCCCAGTCAGAGGAGCAGGCATTTGGCTCCTGATTTGAAAG gaaTTCCACATAAACTGTATCAACGGCTTCCATCCAAGATatgtaaataa
- the Ccdc110 gene encoding coiled-coil domain-containing protein 110 isoform X4 has product MSPASKILNSSEGVKESGVSEPEYGCVSEPENQIQPQSALKVLQHQLQSFQALRMQTLQNVSMVQSEISEILNKSIVGVENPQFNSEENAVFSMHPEKDLEQWLFRDENKKISVVKHLKEPNEKQEETLSIKKSSPFENSTTLHSMEENLSSNNGDYLSQSINIPPQIQVEDMLALASLRTTADNSPPNEATGALGQPNAMQSLSLHRFLPPAPPPRTPQTAPVSLGKSTITVPFPKHEFCENLDDICHSIKHMREELQKSNDRELALANELHTFQADTNMQSHGKYELFPIHSAKLNFIQEENVEGTLSEDIKSKRISELEALVSKLLPLRQTVSKLHVNFCRKCRKLSKSEVCRGKKNEKNKDIPLTSKSTTDLKFHSRAPRHTLSLLDPAKHETKDEEEQPFIVNQGSLASENEKTPKANCVTEQCVAKIHYLQTYLKESMQNQKKVTELENENLALRTKMKPLIFTTQSLIQKIETCEKQLKALGEEKSALQSKLVQAEKENSECLRELKKIVSTYNVLQDQHKTLEEKNSQLSLEKQQMINTVDHLKGKDHKSQSDMAVLKNENSRMNIQIDAMNTNMLLLQDERETLEKNMYQLLTDKGSLESGLKESQLEVLQLKEKERLAEAEHESLLHLLEAAKTEKLNLEAALQESASARQTLARELEAIQTYQSAAEENFRKEIISAKSETNVYKNNLAEISQECEMLSKMVLEIKADNQILKEELKKHSQENAKFESSISRLTEDKVLLENYARSIENERDTLEFEMRNLQREYLSLSDKVSGHNNTPSKSPYISRREKFYFDNYDAYEDASSPSQRSRHLAPDLKGIPHKLYQRLPSKICK; this is encoded by the exons ATGAGCCCCG CATCCAAGATCCTGAATTCCTCTGAGGGAGTAAAGGAGAGTGGAGTCAGTGAACCAG AATATGGCTGTGTATCAGAACCAGAAAATCAAATCCAACCACAGTCAGCATTGAAA GTCCTTCAGCACCAGCTGCAGTCATTTCAGGCTCTGCGGATGCAGACTCTGCAGAACGTCAGCATG GTACAGTCTGAAATCAGTGAAATATTGAACAAAAGTATTGTTGGAGTAGAAAACCCACAGTTTAACTCAGAAGAAAATGCAGTATTCAGCATGCACCCTGAAAAGGATTTG GAACAATGGCTATTCAgagatgaaaataagaaaatatctgTCGTGAAACACTTAAAAGAA CCTAATGAGAAGCAAGAAGAAACACTTTCTATCAAGAAAAGTAGTCCTTTTGAGAACTCTACGACTCTTCATTCAATGGAAGAAAACCTTAGTAGTAATAATGGTGACTATCTCTCTCAAAGTATAAATATTCCACCCCAGATACAGGTGGAGGACATGTTAGCTCTGGCGAGCCTGAGAACTACAGCAGATAACTCACCTCCCAACGAAGCCACGGGCGCTTTGGGCCAGCCTAACGCCATGCAGAGTCTCAGTCTTCATCGGTTTCTACCTCCTGCTCCTCCGCCTAGGACACCTCAAACTGCTCCGGTGAGTCTGGGTAAATCCACAATCACCGTGCCTTTTCCGAAGCATGAATTCTGTGAGAACTTAGATGACATCTGCCACTCGATTAAACACATGAGAGAAGAGCTTCAGAAGTCGAACGACAGGGAACTGGCGCTCGCAAACGAACTCCACACTTTCCAGGCTGATACAAATATGCAAAGCCACGGTAAATACGAGCTCTTTCCCATTCATAGCGCAAAGCTGAACTTTATTCAGGAAGAGAACGTGGAAGGTACCTTAAGTGAAGATATCAAATCAAAGAGGATTTCCGAATTGGAGGCCTTAGTAAGCAAACTACTCCCCCTCAGGCAAACAGTGTCAAAACTCCATGTAAATTTTTGTAGGAAATGTAGAAAGTTATCTAAGAGTGAAGTATGCCGGggtaaaaagaatgagaaaaataaagacatcccTCTCACCAGCAAGAGTACTACAGACTTAAAATTCCACTCCCGAGCTCCAAGGCACACACTGTCGCTCCTTGACCCAGCAAAACACGAAACCAAAGACGAAGAAGAGCAACCATTTATAGTCAACCAAGGATCCCTGGCGTCTGAAAACGAGAAGACACCCAAAGCCAACTGTGTCACTGAGCAGTGCGTTGCCAAAATTCATTACCTCCAGACTTACCTAAAAGAGTCCATGCAGAACCAGAAAAAAGTGACGGAACTGGAGAATGAAAACCTGGCCCTTCGGACCAAAATGAAGCCCCTCATCTTCACCACGCAATCCCTGATACAGAAGATTGAAACCTGCGAAAAGCAACTCAAGGCTCTGGGGGAAGAAAAGAGCGCTCTGCAGTCCAAGCTAGTGCAAgcggaaaaagaaaacagtgagtgTCTCAGGGAACTGAAGAAGATCGTCAGCACCTACAACGTCCTCCAAGACCAACATAAAACGCTAGAGGAAAAAAACAGTCAGCTTTCTTTGGAAAAGCAACAGATGATAAACACCGTAGATCACCTAAAAGGTAAGGACCACAAGTCCCAAAGTGACATGGCCgttctcaaaaatgaaaacagcagAATGAACATACAGATAGACGCAATGAACACAAACATGCTGTTGCTGCAGGACGAAAGAGAAACGCTCGAGAAAAACATGTACCAACTCCTGACGGACAAAGGCTCCCTCGAGAGCGGCCTGAAGGAGAGCCAGCTGGAGGTGCTTCagctgaaggagaaagagaggctgGCCGAAGCCGAACACGAGTCGCTTCTGCACCTACTCGAAGCCGCTAAAACCGAGAAACTCAACCTCGAGGCGGCATTGCAAGAATCGGCTTCGGCCAGGCAGACGCTGGCCAGGGAGCTGGAGGCCATCCAAACCTACCAGTCCGCGGCGGAGGAGAATTTCCGCAAAGAGATCATAAGCGCAAAATCAGAGACGAACGTTTATAAAAACAACTTGGCGGAGATCAGCCAGGAATGTGAGATGCTCTCCAAAATGGTCCTGGAGATCAAGGCGGATAACCAGATCCTGAAAGAAGAGCTCAAGAAACACAGCCAGGAAAACGCCAAGTTTGAGAGCAGCATCAGTCGGCTCACGGAAGACAAGGTGCTTCTGGAAAACTACGCGCGGAGCATAGAAAACGAGAGGGACACCTTGGAATTTGAGATGCGGAATCTTCAGCGGGAGTATCTGAGCTTAAGTGACAAGGTCTCCGGTCACAACAACACTCCGTCGAAGTCGCCTTACATTTCAAGAAGAGAGAAATTCTACTTCGACAACTACGACGCCTATGAAGACGCTTCCAGTCCCAGTCAGAGGAGCAGGCATTTGGCTCCTGATTTGAAAG gaaTTCCACATAAACTGTATCAACGGCTTCCATCCAAGATatgtaaataa
- the Ccdc110 gene encoding coiled-coil domain-containing protein 110 isoform X9, producing MQTLQNVSMVQSEISEILNKSIVGVENPQFNSEENAVFSMHPEKDLEQWLFRDENKKISVVKHLKEPNEKQEETLSIKKSSPFENSTTLHSMEENLSSNNGDYLSQSINIPPQIQVEDMLALASLRTTADNSPPNEATGALGQPNAMQSLSLHRFLPPAPPPRTPQTAPVSLGKSTITVPFPKHEFCENLDDICHSIKHMREELQKSNDRELALANELHTFQADTNMQSHGKYELFPIHSAKLNFIQEENVEGTLSEDIKSKRISELEALVSKLLPLRQTVSKLHVNFCRKCRKLSKSEVCRGKKNEKNKDIPLTSKSTTDLKFHSRAPRHTLSLLDPAKHETKDEEEQPFIVNQGSLASENEKTPKANCVTEQCVAKIHYLQTYLKESMQNQKKVTELENENLALRTKMKPLIFTTQSLIQKIETCEKQLKALGEEKSALQSKLVQAEKENSECLRELKKIVSTYNVLQDQHKTLEEKNSQLSLEKQQMINTVDHLKGKDHKSQSDMAVLKNENSRMNIQIDAMNTNMLLLQDERETLEKNMYQLLTDKGSLESGLKESQLEVLQLKEKERLAEAEHESLLHLLEAAKTEKLNLEAALQESASARQTLARELEAIQTYQSAAEENFRKEIISAKSETNVYKNNLAEISQECEMLSKMVLEIKADNQILKEELKKHSQENAKFESSISRLTEDKVLLENYARSIENERDTLEFEMRNLQREYLSLSDKVSGHNNTPSKSPYISRREKFYFDNYDAYEDASSPSQRSRHLAPDLKGIPHKLYQRLPSKICK from the exons ATGCAGACTCTGCAGAACGTCAGCATG GTACAGTCTGAAATCAGTGAAATATTGAACAAAAGTATTGTTGGAGTAGAAAACCCACAGTTTAACTCAGAAGAAAATGCAGTATTCAGCATGCACCCTGAAAAGGATTTG GAACAATGGCTATTCAgagatgaaaataagaaaatatctgTCGTGAAACACTTAAAAGAA CCTAATGAGAAGCAAGAAGAAACACTTTCTATCAAGAAAAGTAGTCCTTTTGAGAACTCTACGACTCTTCATTCAATGGAAGAAAACCTTAGTAGTAATAATGGTGACTATCTCTCTCAAAGTATAAATATTCCACCCCAGATACAGGTGGAGGACATGTTAGCTCTGGCGAGCCTGAGAACTACAGCAGATAACTCACCTCCCAACGAAGCCACGGGCGCTTTGGGCCAGCCTAACGCCATGCAGAGTCTCAGTCTTCATCGGTTTCTACCTCCTGCTCCTCCGCCTAGGACACCTCAAACTGCTCCGGTGAGTCTGGGTAAATCCACAATCACCGTGCCTTTTCCGAAGCATGAATTCTGTGAGAACTTAGATGACATCTGCCACTCGATTAAACACATGAGAGAAGAGCTTCAGAAGTCGAACGACAGGGAACTGGCGCTCGCAAACGAACTCCACACTTTCCAGGCTGATACAAATATGCAAAGCCACGGTAAATACGAGCTCTTTCCCATTCATAGCGCAAAGCTGAACTTTATTCAGGAAGAGAACGTGGAAGGTACCTTAAGTGAAGATATCAAATCAAAGAGGATTTCCGAATTGGAGGCCTTAGTAAGCAAACTACTCCCCCTCAGGCAAACAGTGTCAAAACTCCATGTAAATTTTTGTAGGAAATGTAGAAAGTTATCTAAGAGTGAAGTATGCCGGggtaaaaagaatgagaaaaataaagacatcccTCTCACCAGCAAGAGTACTACAGACTTAAAATTCCACTCCCGAGCTCCAAGGCACACACTGTCGCTCCTTGACCCAGCAAAACACGAAACCAAAGACGAAGAAGAGCAACCATTTATAGTCAACCAAGGATCCCTGGCGTCTGAAAACGAGAAGACACCCAAAGCCAACTGTGTCACTGAGCAGTGCGTTGCCAAAATTCATTACCTCCAGACTTACCTAAAAGAGTCCATGCAGAACCAGAAAAAAGTGACGGAACTGGAGAATGAAAACCTGGCCCTTCGGACCAAAATGAAGCCCCTCATCTTCACCACGCAATCCCTGATACAGAAGATTGAAACCTGCGAAAAGCAACTCAAGGCTCTGGGGGAAGAAAAGAGCGCTCTGCAGTCCAAGCTAGTGCAAgcggaaaaagaaaacagtgagtgTCTCAGGGAACTGAAGAAGATCGTCAGCACCTACAACGTCCTCCAAGACCAACATAAAACGCTAGAGGAAAAAAACAGTCAGCTTTCTTTGGAAAAGCAACAGATGATAAACACCGTAGATCACCTAAAAGGTAAGGACCACAAGTCCCAAAGTGACATGGCCgttctcaaaaatgaaaacagcagAATGAACATACAGATAGACGCAATGAACACAAACATGCTGTTGCTGCAGGACGAAAGAGAAACGCTCGAGAAAAACATGTACCAACTCCTGACGGACAAAGGCTCCCTCGAGAGCGGCCTGAAGGAGAGCCAGCTGGAGGTGCTTCagctgaaggagaaagagaggctgGCCGAAGCCGAACACGAGTCGCTTCTGCACCTACTCGAAGCCGCTAAAACCGAGAAACTCAACCTCGAGGCGGCATTGCAAGAATCGGCTTCGGCCAGGCAGACGCTGGCCAGGGAGCTGGAGGCCATCCAAACCTACCAGTCCGCGGCGGAGGAGAATTTCCGCAAAGAGATCATAAGCGCAAAATCAGAGACGAACGTTTATAAAAACAACTTGGCGGAGATCAGCCAGGAATGTGAGATGCTCTCCAAAATGGTCCTGGAGATCAAGGCGGATAACCAGATCCTGAAAGAAGAGCTCAAGAAACACAGCCAGGAAAACGCCAAGTTTGAGAGCAGCATCAGTCGGCTCACGGAAGACAAGGTGCTTCTGGAAAACTACGCGCGGAGCATAGAAAACGAGAGGGACACCTTGGAATTTGAGATGCGGAATCTTCAGCGGGAGTATCTGAGCTTAAGTGACAAGGTCTCCGGTCACAACAACACTCCGTCGAAGTCGCCTTACATTTCAAGAAGAGAGAAATTCTACTTCGACAACTACGACGCCTATGAAGACGCTTCCAGTCCCAGTCAGAGGAGCAGGCATTTGGCTCCTGATTTGAAAG gaaTTCCACATAAACTGTATCAACGGCTTCCATCCAAGATatgtaaataa
- the Ccdc110 gene encoding coiled-coil domain-containing protein 110 isoform X3, giving the protein MSPEKHLEEEDEVDSILLSASKILNSSEGVKESGVSEPEYGCVSEPENQIQPQSALKVLQHQLQSFQALRMQTLQNVSMVQSEISEILNKSIVGVENPQFNSEENAVFSMHPEKDLEQWLFRDENKKISVVKHLKEPNEKQEETLSIKKSSPFENSTTLHSMEENLSSNNGDYLSQSINIPPQIQVEDMLALASLRTTADNSPPNEATGALGQPNAMQSLSLHRFLPPAPPPRTPQTAPVSLGKSTITVPFPKHEFCENLDDICHSIKHMREELQKSNDRELALANELHTFQADTNMQSHGKYELFPIHSAKLNFIQEENVEGTLSEDIKSKRISELEALVSKLLPLRQTVSKLHVNFCRKCRKLSKSEVCRGKKNEKNKDIPLTSKSTTDLKFHSRAPRHTLSLLDPAKHETKDEEEQPFIVNQGSLASENEKTPKANCVTEQCVAKIHYLQTYLKESMQNQKKVTELENENLALRTKMKPLIFTTQSLIQKIETCEKQLKALGEEKSALQSKLVQAEKENSECLRELKKIVSTYNVLQDQHKTLEEKNSQLSLEKQQMINTVDHLKGKDHKSQSDMAVLKNENSRMNIQIDAMNTNMLLLQDERETLEKNMYQLLTDKGSLESGLKESQLEVLQLKEKERLAEAEHESLLHLLEAAKTEKLNLEAALQESASARQTLARELEAIQTYQSAAEENFRKEIISAKSETNVYKNNLAEISQECEMLSKMVLEIKADNQILKEELKKHSQENAKFESSISRLTEDKVLLENYARSIENERDTLEFEMRNLQREYLSLSDKVSGHNNTPSKSPYISRREKFYFDNYDAYEDASSPSQRSRHLAPDLKGIPHKLYQRLPSKICK; this is encoded by the exons ATGAGCCCCG AAAAGCATCTTGAGGAAGAGGATGAAGTTGACTCCATTCTCCTTTCAGCATCCAAGATCCTGAATTCCTCTGAGGGAGTAAAGGAGAGTGGAGTCAGTGAACCAG AATATGGCTGTGTATCAGAACCAGAAAATCAAATCCAACCACAGTCAGCATTGAAA GTCCTTCAGCACCAGCTGCAGTCATTTCAGGCTCTGCGGATGCAGACTCTGCAGAACGTCAGCATG GTACAGTCTGAAATCAGTGAAATATTGAACAAAAGTATTGTTGGAGTAGAAAACCCACAGTTTAACTCAGAAGAAAATGCAGTATTCAGCATGCACCCTGAAAAGGATTTG GAACAATGGCTATTCAgagatgaaaataagaaaatatctgTCGTGAAACACTTAAAAGAA CCTAATGAGAAGCAAGAAGAAACACTTTCTATCAAGAAAAGTAGTCCTTTTGAGAACTCTACGACTCTTCATTCAATGGAAGAAAACCTTAGTAGTAATAATGGTGACTATCTCTCTCAAAGTATAAATATTCCACCCCAGATACAGGTGGAGGACATGTTAGCTCTGGCGAGCCTGAGAACTACAGCAGATAACTCACCTCCCAACGAAGCCACGGGCGCTTTGGGCCAGCCTAACGCCATGCAGAGTCTCAGTCTTCATCGGTTTCTACCTCCTGCTCCTCCGCCTAGGACACCTCAAACTGCTCCGGTGAGTCTGGGTAAATCCACAATCACCGTGCCTTTTCCGAAGCATGAATTCTGTGAGAACTTAGATGACATCTGCCACTCGATTAAACACATGAGAGAAGAGCTTCAGAAGTCGAACGACAGGGAACTGGCGCTCGCAAACGAACTCCACACTTTCCAGGCTGATACAAATATGCAAAGCCACGGTAAATACGAGCTCTTTCCCATTCATAGCGCAAAGCTGAACTTTATTCAGGAAGAGAACGTGGAAGGTACCTTAAGTGAAGATATCAAATCAAAGAGGATTTCCGAATTGGAGGCCTTAGTAAGCAAACTACTCCCCCTCAGGCAAACAGTGTCAAAACTCCATGTAAATTTTTGTAGGAAATGTAGAAAGTTATCTAAGAGTGAAGTATGCCGGggtaaaaagaatgagaaaaataaagacatcccTCTCACCAGCAAGAGTACTACAGACTTAAAATTCCACTCCCGAGCTCCAAGGCACACACTGTCGCTCCTTGACCCAGCAAAACACGAAACCAAAGACGAAGAAGAGCAACCATTTATAGTCAACCAAGGATCCCTGGCGTCTGAAAACGAGAAGACACCCAAAGCCAACTGTGTCACTGAGCAGTGCGTTGCCAAAATTCATTACCTCCAGACTTACCTAAAAGAGTCCATGCAGAACCAGAAAAAAGTGACGGAACTGGAGAATGAAAACCTGGCCCTTCGGACCAAAATGAAGCCCCTCATCTTCACCACGCAATCCCTGATACAGAAGATTGAAACCTGCGAAAAGCAACTCAAGGCTCTGGGGGAAGAAAAGAGCGCTCTGCAGTCCAAGCTAGTGCAAgcggaaaaagaaaacagtgagtgTCTCAGGGAACTGAAGAAGATCGTCAGCACCTACAACGTCCTCCAAGACCAACATAAAACGCTAGAGGAAAAAAACAGTCAGCTTTCTTTGGAAAAGCAACAGATGATAAACACCGTAGATCACCTAAAAGGTAAGGACCACAAGTCCCAAAGTGACATGGCCgttctcaaaaatgaaaacagcagAATGAACATACAGATAGACGCAATGAACACAAACATGCTGTTGCTGCAGGACGAAAGAGAAACGCTCGAGAAAAACATGTACCAACTCCTGACGGACAAAGGCTCCCTCGAGAGCGGCCTGAAGGAGAGCCAGCTGGAGGTGCTTCagctgaaggagaaagagaggctgGCCGAAGCCGAACACGAGTCGCTTCTGCACCTACTCGAAGCCGCTAAAACCGAGAAACTCAACCTCGAGGCGGCATTGCAAGAATCGGCTTCGGCCAGGCAGACGCTGGCCAGGGAGCTGGAGGCCATCCAAACCTACCAGTCCGCGGCGGAGGAGAATTTCCGCAAAGAGATCATAAGCGCAAAATCAGAGACGAACGTTTATAAAAACAACTTGGCGGAGATCAGCCAGGAATGTGAGATGCTCTCCAAAATGGTCCTGGAGATCAAGGCGGATAACCAGATCCTGAAAGAAGAGCTCAAGAAACACAGCCAGGAAAACGCCAAGTTTGAGAGCAGCATCAGTCGGCTCACGGAAGACAAGGTGCTTCTGGAAAACTACGCGCGGAGCATAGAAAACGAGAGGGACACCTTGGAATTTGAGATGCGGAATCTTCAGCGGGAGTATCTGAGCTTAAGTGACAAGGTCTCCGGTCACAACAACACTCCGTCGAAGTCGCCTTACATTTCAAGAAGAGAGAAATTCTACTTCGACAACTACGACGCCTATGAAGACGCTTCCAGTCCCAGTCAGAGGAGCAGGCATTTGGCTCCTGATTTGAAAG gaaTTCCACATAAACTGTATCAACGGCTTCCATCCAAGATatgtaaataa